One window of the Gemmatimonadota bacterium genome contains the following:
- the nfsA gene encoding oxygen-insensitive NADPH nitroreductase: MSNPTIDVLMSHRSIRRFEDRPLPDGVLETLIRCGQQASTSSNLQAYTVIHVADPERKKKLAELCADQVQIHQSAAFLAFCADLHRDRMANQMHGVERFDGDYVEALMIATVDVALMMQNVAIAAESMGLGICMIGAMRNNPKAVGELLGLPPYVVAVSGFCIGYPAQEPEVKPRLPVDAVLHRERYLDDETHRTIMKDYDEKMVAFYASQGMHEGDQRWTTVVGGRTGQFHVREELDEFLTAQGFKLRR, translated from the coding sequence ATGTCGAATCCCACGATTGATGTGTTGATGTCGCACAGGAGTATTCGAAGGTTTGAAGATCGTCCGTTGCCCGATGGGGTGTTGGAGACCCTGATTCGGTGCGGGCAGCAGGCGAGTACGTCGAGCAATTTACAGGCTTATACGGTGATTCATGTGGCTGATCCCGAGCGCAAGAAGAAGTTGGCAGAGTTGTGTGCCGATCAGGTGCAGATTCATCAGAGTGCGGCATTTTTGGCTTTTTGTGCGGATTTGCATCGGGATCGGATGGCGAATCAGATGCACGGGGTTGAGCGGTTTGATGGGGATTATGTGGAGGCGTTGATGATTGCGACGGTGGATGTTGCGCTGATGATGCAGAATGTGGCGATTGCGGCGGAGTCTATGGGATTGGGTATTTGTATGATTGGGGCGATGCGGAATAATCCAAAGGCTGTGGGTGAATTGCTCGGTTTGCCGCCTTATGTTGTGGCTGTGTCGGGATTTTGTATTGGGTATCCAGCGCAAGAGCCAGAGGTGAAACCGCGCTTGCCCGTCGATGCGGTGTTGCACCGGGAGCGTTATCTGGACGATGAGACGCATCGGACGATTATGAAGGATTACGATGAGAAGATGGTGGCGTTTTATGCGTCACAGGGGATGCACGAAGGAGACCAGCGCTGGACGACGGTGGTGGGAGGACGCACCGGGCAATTTCATGTGCGTGAGGAACTGGACGAGTTTCTGACAGCGCAGGGGTTTAAGTTGCGGCGGTAG
- a CDS encoding NAD(P)-dependent oxidoreductase, which translates to MRCFAVSHFFKGDIVARKRVLITGAAGRIGVVLTDGLYERYQLRVLYNRTVLDQKYDEEVMVGNITDLEKMEEAVDGMDAVVHMAGNPSGGATFEETVEANIIGTYNIYEACKRKGVKRVIFASTNHVTGMYEKKGPIYTTWEMPVRPDSYYGASKAYGEALGRYYVDAYGLSVICHRIGSFQPVSSVQNRGSDRILSSWLSYKDTVQLTWRSIEAPEKIDFAIYYGISGNTRAYWDIQNAREEIGYDPVDNAEDYV; encoded by the coding sequence ATTCGCTGTTTTGCTGTTTCACATTTTTTCAAGGGAGATATTGTGGCGCGAAAGAGGGTGTTGATTACAGGTGCAGCAGGGCGTATTGGCGTGGTTCTCACAGATGGCTTGTACGAGCGGTATCAACTGAGGGTGCTTTACAATCGCACAGTTTTAGATCAGAAGTACGACGAGGAAGTGATGGTGGGAAATATCACGGATCTGGAGAAGATGGAAGAGGCTGTGGATGGCATGGATGCGGTGGTTCACATGGCGGGCAATCCATCGGGTGGGGCGACGTTTGAAGAAACTGTGGAGGCAAATATTATCGGTACCTACAATATTTACGAGGCGTGCAAGCGCAAGGGGGTGAAGCGAGTCATTTTTGCCAGTACAAATCACGTTACTGGCATGTACGAGAAGAAGGGTCCGATTTATACGACCTGGGAAATGCCCGTGCGTCCCGATAGTTATTACGGTGCGAGCAAAGCGTATGGCGAAGCGTTGGGACGGTATTATGTCGATGCGTATGGTCTGTCTGTGATTTGCCATCGCATTGGGTCTTTTCAGCCCGTGTCTTCTGTTCAGAATCGAGGCAGTGACCGCATTTTGTCGTCCTGGCTGAGTTATAAAGATACGGTGCAACTGACCTGGCGGAGCATTGAGGCACCGGAGAAGATTGATTTTGCGATTTATTACGGTATTTCGGGTAATACGCGAGCGTATTGGGATATTCAAAATGCGCGCGAAGAGATCGGATATGATCCCGTGGATAATGCCGAAGATTATGTGTAA
- a CDS encoding Fic family protein: MSNVIEEIDRLKEELDALRPLPSDVLGRIEQKLRIESNYHSNAVEGNSLTLGETRSLILHGLTAHGKPMRDHLDIEGHDEAVKAMEDAVKRNELLNEVFIRNLHKVLLKEPYDNDAITPDGQPVKRRIAIGEYKTQPNNVQTSTGEIYYFTPPDQVKSAMSDLIDWYRRQEDEGEHPIVIATTFHYRFIRIHPFDDGNGRMARLLMNMILVKHGYTVAVVPVEERGQYIGMLEQADKTEDLAEFITYIAHCCKYALNLHLKAARGEDIEDVEDIDKEIAIFKRSLEKSTGNAIKAREYADQVLYPFFSYCKEKVERFSDLFESVHTSGSFNVRGVDNQISSFSISEEKRDTWPESALSIDISIKFDLLAFQGKHNDDFVLQIKNEADADECFWDFDGYFKSILFKPAKIYTGQGLKEIKKMFNELIRDMMKVLSEQSNI, translated from the coding sequence ATGAGCAACGTCATTGAAGAAATTGATCGGCTGAAAGAGGAGTTAGACGCATTGCGCCCATTGCCTTCTGATGTCCTCGGCCGGATAGAGCAAAAGCTCCGAATTGAGTCAAACTATCACTCCAATGCCGTAGAAGGCAATAGTCTGACGCTCGGAGAAACGAGAAGTCTGATTCTCCATGGGCTTACTGCCCACGGGAAGCCTATGCGCGATCATCTGGATATTGAGGGGCATGATGAAGCGGTAAAGGCGATGGAGGATGCAGTAAAAAGAAATGAATTACTTAATGAGGTTTTCATCCGAAATCTCCATAAAGTGTTGCTGAAGGAGCCTTATGACAACGACGCGATAACGCCAGATGGACAGCCGGTGAAACGGCGCATTGCTATCGGAGAGTATAAGACACAGCCAAACAACGTGCAAACCTCTACGGGAGAGATTTATTATTTTACGCCGCCAGATCAGGTGAAATCTGCGATGAGCGATCTCATAGATTGGTATAGAAGACAAGAAGATGAGGGTGAGCATCCGATTGTTATAGCTACCACGTTTCATTACCGTTTTATCCGTATTCATCCTTTTGACGACGGTAATGGCCGCATGGCGAGGCTTTTGATGAATATGATTTTGGTCAAGCACGGGTACACGGTGGCTGTAGTCCCCGTTGAGGAGAGAGGTCAATACATCGGGATGCTGGAGCAAGCGGATAAGACCGAAGATTTGGCGGAGTTTATCACCTATATTGCACATTGTTGCAAATATGCACTGAATCTCCATCTAAAAGCCGCCCGCGGAGAGGATATTGAAGATGTGGAGGATATAGATAAAGAGATCGCAATATTCAAACGTTCTTTGGAAAAGAGCACAGGCAACGCAATCAAGGCAAGGGAATATGCGGATCAGGTACTGTATCCGTTTTTTTCCTATTGCAAAGAGAAGGTAGAACGGTTTTCTGATCTGTTCGAGAGTGTTCATACATCTGGCAGTTTTAATGTGAGAGGGGTTGACAATCAAATTTCTTCTTTTTCTATATCAGAGGAGAAGAGGGACACTTGGCCTGAAAGCGCGCTTTCTATTGATATTTCCATCAAATTTGATTTATTGGCTTTTCAGGGAAAGCATAATGACGATTTTGTATTGCAAATTAAAAATGAAGCAGACGCAGATGAATGCTTCTGGGATTTTGATGGTTATTTTAAAAGCATTCTATTTAAACCAGCCAAAATATATACGGGACAAGGGCTCAAGGAGATCAAGAAGATGTTTAACGAACTGATACGGGATATGATGAAAGTGCTATCAGAGCAATCTAACATCTGA
- a CDS encoding fibronectin/fibrinogen-binding protein: MNLSPLTLRRLCDELRPQIDHRLIRDVFLVGRHDLFLHLGDAGYLLLSAHPGRSCLMLTQLPSEAQRLRIPWADRYLRGAGIIGIEHVPHERIVHIIVRKRDRIGTVTDSRIICELINRYANVVLVDMRTSRILGALRSVRARQNRVREIAPGKFYHPPPALDRMPPESAKLSFLADIPEDARADALVQHIAGLDLLSARELLHIAGFGEKRPLSASDIANFAEIIRTFFANPPFCDGGLRVREGDNRNAVCALGIRHTQIEQAYRSLSEAISDVVACEVESEALKGRQKNIEKDLKNRLTVCERKIGRIRADIDDAANADLYEKMGNVLMCHIAQIPANVDTITLPDVFDPSCEDMVISLNPRRTASENASAYLKRAQKARKGAPILAKRLEVAQRERDEILHYTDRLNAVRLEAEFDEIRRELEDARLIKAPKKRPRVRSKRQSGDIHPRRYRTQDGWRVLVGRNNTENDRLTKSSGRDDFFLHVHGCPGSHVILKRDGRADHPSRKTLEEAACLAAYWSKARGAKRVPVNYTEVRYVQKPRGAPPGLVTIRNEKTLMVSPRELKREDEWTNRRIDEW; this comes from the coding sequence ATGAATCTCAGTCCACTAACACTTCGCAGATTATGCGATGAATTGCGGCCTCAGATTGACCATCGCCTGATCCGCGATGTGTTCCTCGTTGGTCGGCACGATCTGTTTCTGCATCTGGGCGATGCCGGGTATCTCTTGCTTTCCGCACATCCAGGTCGAAGTTGTCTGATGCTGACGCAACTGCCCAGCGAGGCCCAGCGCTTACGCATTCCCTGGGCAGATCGCTATTTGCGCGGTGCGGGTATTATTGGCATTGAGCATGTTCCCCACGAACGCATTGTGCATATCATAGTTCGCAAGCGCGACCGCATTGGCACGGTTACTGATTCCCGCATTATATGTGAATTGATCAACAGGTATGCCAATGTTGTTCTCGTCGATATGAGAACGAGCCGAATCCTGGGGGCGCTCAGGTCCGTTCGCGCGCGCCAGAACCGCGTGCGGGAAATAGCTCCGGGAAAATTCTATCATCCGCCGCCAGCACTTGACCGCATGCCGCCGGAAAGCGCGAAGCTCTCCTTTTTGGCCGATATTCCCGAAGATGCGCGCGCAGACGCGCTTGTACAACATATTGCGGGGCTTGACCTTTTATCTGCGCGCGAATTGCTTCATATTGCTGGTTTTGGGGAGAAACGCCCGCTTTCCGCCAGCGATATCGCGAATTTTGCAGAGATTATTCGCACGTTTTTTGCGAATCCGCCATTTTGTGACGGAGGCCTGCGCGTGCGAGAAGGGGATAATCGCAACGCGGTTTGTGCTCTTGGTATTCGGCATACGCAGATAGAACAAGCGTATCGCTCGCTCAGCGAAGCTATATCGGATGTTGTGGCGTGCGAAGTCGAGTCTGAGGCTCTTAAAGGGCGGCAAAAAAATATCGAGAAGGATCTAAAAAATCGCCTGACTGTCTGCGAGCGAAAAATTGGGCGTATCCGCGCAGATATCGACGATGCGGCCAATGCAGATCTGTATGAAAAGATGGGGAATGTGCTGATGTGTCACATCGCGCAGATTCCTGCGAATGTCGATACCATCACGCTTCCCGATGTATTTGACCCGTCTTGCGAGGATATGGTTATCTCCCTCAATCCCCGGCGCACGGCCTCGGAAAATGCCAGCGCGTACCTCAAGCGGGCGCAGAAAGCGAGAAAAGGCGCCCCCATTCTCGCCAAACGTCTCGAGGTAGCACAGAGGGAGAGGGATGAAATTCTGCATTATACAGATCGCCTCAATGCTGTCCGTTTGGAAGCCGAGTTCGACGAGATACGGCGGGAACTGGAAGATGCGCGCCTGATCAAAGCGCCTAAAAAGAGGCCGCGAGTCAGGTCTAAACGCCAGAGCGGCGATATTCATCCCAGACGGTATCGCACACAGGATGGTTGGCGCGTGCTGGTGGGGCGAAATAATACGGAAAACGATAGGCTTACCAAAAGTTCAGGCCGAGACGATTTCTTTTTGCATGTTCACGGATGCCCGGGATCCCATGTGATTCTCAAACGCGATGGCAGAGCGGACCACCCCTCTCGAAAAACGCTTGAAGAAGCGGCCTGTCTGGCGGCTTATTGGAGCAAAGCGCGGGGTGCTAAACGTGTGCCAGTCAATTATACAGAGGTTCGCTATGTGCAAAAACCGCGTGGGGCACCGCCGGGGCTGGTCACGATTCGGAATGAAAAAACTCTGATGGTCTCGCCTCGCGAACTCAAGCGCGAGGATGAATGGACGAATAGACGAATAGACGAATGGTAA
- a CDS encoding prevent-host-death protein, with amino-acid sequence MRHLRDPDEKVIAWKQAKAELKLNDEPSRPFGLCAGEFSVPDDFDDPLPEYVIEEFEGKK; translated from the coding sequence ATGCGCCATCTTCGCGACCCAGACGAAAAAGTGATTGCTTGGAAACAGGCAAAAGCGGAGCTGAAATTGAATGACGAACCATCGCGCCCTTTTGGGTTGTGCGCTGGGGAGTTCTCAGTGCCTGATGATTTCGACGATCCATTGCCGGAGTATGTGATTGAAGAATTTGAAGGTAAAAAATAA
- a CDS encoding AAA domain-containing protein, with the protein MSEKRPFSPAELQKDLKNFLEEKYGNQVVFPQGEADGIQEGPRVEEPAEQTIDFDLKPEELEAYLNKYVVQQSEAKEVLATKICTHYNRMKLDREDPDFSRKNVGHIKNNILLIGPTGVGKTYLIKLIAQRIGVPFVKGDATKFSETGYVGGDVEDLIRELVREANGSIEMAQYGIVYIDEIDKIASASNLVGPDVSRTGVQRNLLKLMEETDVDLKAPHDLTSQMESMMQFQRSGKVERQKINTRNILFIVSGAFSGLDDIVRKRLNLGKVGFQSGRDMSHEQDHTELLQHAKTEDMIEYGFESEFVGRLPVTAILTPLSVDDLYAILQSQTSSVILGKKRDFKAYGIDLTFDDDALRLLAEQAALEQTGARSLVSVCERALLKFEKSLPSTEIDSFHVTKNVIEDPELALQQLLILRGTSAFVKRFQDAYGIALTFDDEALGALAEKAAKENRTIDEVCPDLFDDYGHGLKLLGHQSYVITAEAVRQPKDFLNGLVKTFYQGEHNRT; encoded by the coding sequence ATGTCTGAAAAAAGACCTTTTTCTCCTGCAGAATTGCAAAAAGATCTCAAAAACTTCCTCGAAGAAAAATACGGGAATCAGGTAGTCTTTCCGCAGGGAGAAGCCGATGGGATACAGGAAGGTCCCCGCGTGGAAGAACCCGCAGAACAAACCATAGATTTTGACCTCAAGCCCGAAGAATTGGAGGCTTATCTAAACAAATATGTGGTACAGCAATCCGAAGCAAAAGAAGTATTGGCCACCAAGATATGTACGCACTACAATCGCATGAAACTCGACCGCGAAGACCCGGATTTTTCGCGCAAAAATGTGGGACACATCAAAAACAATATCCTCCTGATTGGGCCTACGGGCGTGGGCAAAACGTATTTGATTAAGTTGATTGCACAACGCATTGGCGTTCCATTCGTCAAGGGCGATGCGACAAAATTCAGCGAAACGGGATATGTGGGCGGCGATGTCGAAGACCTGATTCGAGAACTCGTGCGCGAAGCCAATGGCAGCATTGAAATGGCGCAATACGGCATCGTGTACATCGACGAAATAGACAAAATCGCATCGGCCTCAAATCTGGTCGGCCCAGACGTATCGCGCACGGGCGTTCAGCGCAACTTGCTCAAGCTCATGGAAGAAACCGATGTCGATCTCAAAGCACCACACGACCTCACATCGCAGATGGAATCCATGATGCAATTTCAGCGCAGTGGCAAAGTAGAGCGTCAAAAAATTAACACGCGCAACATCCTGTTTATCGTAAGCGGTGCATTTAGCGGCCTCGATGACATCGTGCGAAAACGTCTCAATCTGGGCAAAGTCGGGTTCCAATCCGGGCGCGACATGTCTCACGAACAGGACCACACAGAACTTTTGCAGCACGCCAAAACAGAAGACATGATCGAATACGGTTTTGAGTCTGAGTTTGTGGGGCGATTGCCCGTAACAGCAATTTTAACACCCTTGAGCGTGGACGACCTCTACGCGATTTTGCAGAGCCAGACCAGTTCGGTAATTCTGGGCAAAAAACGCGACTTCAAAGCCTACGGCATTGATCTGACTTTTGACGACGACGCGCTCAGGCTATTGGCCGAACAAGCCGCCCTGGAACAAACCGGCGCGCGAAGTCTGGTCAGCGTATGTGAACGCGCGTTGCTAAAATTTGAAAAATCATTGCCATCGACAGAAATCGATTCGTTTCACGTCACGAAAAATGTAATTGAAGACCCCGAACTCGCGCTTCAGCAGTTGCTGATCTTGCGAGGCACGAGCGCGTTTGTCAAGCGATTCCAAGACGCCTATGGTATCGCGCTCACCTTTGACGATGAGGCACTGGGCGCACTTGCCGAAAAAGCCGCAAAAGAAAATCGAACAATTGACGAAGTGTGCCCGGATTTGTTCGATGATTACGGGCACGGGCTAAAGCTATTGGGGCACCAATCTTACGTCATTACCGCAGAAGCCGTGCGCCAGCCCAAAGACTTTCTCAACGGTCTGGTAAAAACCTTCTATCAAGGAGAACACAACAGGACTTAA
- a CDS encoding DUF1330 domain-containing protein, with protein MAGYVILNNGITDQAVFAEFQEGIAATVEAHGGKYLVRGGTTEAVEGDWVPDRMVVVEFGSVEQARTWLNSPEYARLKEIRMRSATASVIIAEGV; from the coding sequence ATGGCTGGATATGTAATTTTGAATAACGGAATAACGGACCAAGCAGTCTTCGCTGAGTTTCAAGAAGGGATTGCAGCGACTGTTGAGGCTCACGGCGGCAAATACCTGGTGCGAGGCGGTACCACTGAGGCCGTAGAGGGCGATTGGGTACCCGACCGCATGGTAGTGGTAGAATTCGGCAGTGTTGAACAGGCGAGAACGTGGCTAAATTCCCCGGAATACGCCAGACTCAAAGAGATCCGCATGAGGTCCGCCACCGCCTCCGTGATAATCGCCGAAGGCGTGTAA
- the folD gene encoding bifunctional methylenetetrahydrofolate dehydrogenase/methenyltetrahydrofolate cyclohydrolase FolD encodes MMAKIINGTDLSKTMRAEMAEEVRHLKAEHNLTPGLAVVLVGDDPASISYIKGKRKACADIGLYSIEHTLTVDQPESDLLDTIEQLNDDDSIHGILVQLPLPEGFDEQTALNSISPDKDIDGLHPVNLGRLMRGEEGFLPCTPHGVQQILKRGNFEVAGKHVVIVGRSTLVGRPLANILSQKATNATVTLCHTGTRDLGHFTRQADILIVVTGHPNTVTADMIQDGAVVIDIGVNRVPDKSKKAGYRLVGDVDYTAISKKARAITPVPGGVGPMTITMLLYNTINSAKRMHGLA; translated from the coding sequence ATCATGGCAAAAATCATAAACGGCACAGACCTGTCCAAAACCATGCGCGCAGAAATGGCCGAAGAAGTCAGGCACCTCAAAGCAGAGCACAACCTCACCCCTGGCCTCGCGGTCGTCCTTGTCGGCGACGACCCGGCATCCATATCCTACATCAAAGGCAAACGCAAAGCCTGTGCAGACATCGGCCTGTATTCTATTGAACACACCCTGACAGTCGACCAGCCCGAATCCGACCTCCTCGACACCATTGAACAACTCAACGACGACGACTCCATTCACGGCATCCTCGTCCAACTCCCCCTGCCCGAAGGCTTTGACGAACAAACCGCCCTCAACAGCATCTCACCCGACAAAGATATAGATGGTCTCCATCCGGTCAACCTCGGCCGCCTCATGCGCGGCGAAGAAGGCTTTTTACCCTGCACCCCTCACGGCGTACAACAAATCCTCAAACGCGGCAACTTCGAAGTTGCGGGCAAACACGTCGTCATCGTGGGGCGCAGCACTCTGGTGGGCCGCCCCCTCGCCAACATCCTCTCGCAAAAAGCCACAAATGCCACCGTCACCTTATGCCATACCGGCACGCGCGACCTCGGACACTTCACCCGTCAGGCGGATATCCTCATTGTGGTGACAGGACATCCCAACACCGTCACCGCCGACATGATACAGGATGGCGCAGTCGTCATCGACATCGGTGTCAACCGAGTACCCGACAAATCCAAAAAAGCGGGTTATCGCCTCGTTGGCGATGTCGATTACACAGCCATCAGCAAAAAAGCGCGCGCCATCACACCCGTCCCGGGCGGCGTTGGTCCCATGACCATCACCATGCTCCTGTACAACACCATAAACTCTGCCAAACGCATGCACGGCCTCGCATAA
- the murQ gene encoding N-acetylmuramic acid 6-phosphate etherase, with amino-acid sequence MNKQVSKWAGLLTEQRNSNSTHIDRCSTVDALRLINTEDQKVARTVEGVIDDVARAVDLVVSAFQKGGRLFYVGAGTSGRLGVLDASECPPTYGVSPDLVQGVIAGGIPALTRSQEGAEDHPEDGKAALKDRGCTSDDVVMGIAASGVTPFVLGALEYARCIGAKTLFFTCNPDVVEKARADVAIVPVVGPEVVTGSTRMKAGTATKLVLNMITTTAMIRLGKVYENLMVDLAPTCEKLIDRAERILEIVSDLTPEESRRALDNAQGDLKTAIVMTKRAVSIETARELLRQNDGVINKVLVD; translated from the coding sequence ATGAATAAACAGGTCTCAAAGTGGGCTGGATTGCTCACTGAACAGCGCAATTCCAATAGCACCCATATTGACCGGTGTTCGACAGTGGATGCACTGCGCCTTATCAATACCGAAGATCAAAAAGTAGCGCGTACTGTTGAAGGTGTGATAGATGATGTTGCCAGAGCTGTCGATCTCGTGGTGTCGGCGTTTCAAAAGGGCGGTCGTCTCTTTTATGTTGGCGCGGGAACCAGCGGTCGTCTCGGCGTTCTCGATGCGTCTGAATGCCCGCCGACCTACGGCGTGTCACCCGATCTCGTTCAGGGGGTTATCGCGGGCGGTATTCCCGCTTTGACGCGTTCACAAGAAGGCGCAGAAGACCACCCTGAAGACGGAAAAGCCGCGCTCAAAGATCGCGGTTGTACATCCGATGATGTTGTTATGGGCATTGCGGCGAGTGGGGTGACGCCTTTTGTGCTCGGTGCGCTCGAATACGCGCGATGTATTGGCGCAAAGACTTTGTTTTTTACATGCAATCCAGATGTCGTAGAAAAGGCGCGCGCAGATGTCGCGATTGTTCCTGTGGTGGGGCCAGAGGTCGTTACCGGTTCGACGCGCATGAAAGCGGGCACGGCAACCAAACTCGTGCTCAATATGATTACTACAACGGCTATGATCCGCCTGGGTAAAGTCTATGAAAATCTGATGGTTGATCTCGCGCCGACCTGCGAAAAACTCATAGATCGCGCCGAACGCATTTTGGAGATCGTATCTGATCTGACTCCTGAAGAAAGTCGCCGGGCACTCGACAATGCACAGGGAGATCTCAAAACGGCGATTGTCATGACAAAACGGGCTGTCTCTATAGAAACAGCCCGTGAATTACTGCGGCAAAACGATGGTGTTATCAACAAGGTTCTGGTGGATTAA
- a CDS encoding ThuA domain-containing protein codes for MKVLILSGPNHRFDASAEVINGFLGTQEDLSVALEDNKDVLTSDALDDFDVLVHGTGFTRTERDADGTVNRLPDLTSGQEEGLFGFVAGGKGLVGIHGTAWWIGGRAVDLIGGHANWHPPGLTFTVNIADNAHPITQGVDDFEVEDEIYMSAWDPAVHILATADWSDKQHPMAWVKDYGEGRVFYTTLGHGPGTFERAGMQQLVTQGVRWAGGNS; via the coding sequence ATGAAAGTACTGATTTTGTCGGGCCCAAATCATCGGTTTGATGCAAGTGCCGAGGTTATCAATGGGTTTTTGGGCACTCAGGAAGATTTGTCTGTCGCACTTGAAGACAATAAGGATGTGCTGACTTCAGACGCTTTGGACGATTTTGATGTGCTGGTACACGGTACGGGATTCACGCGTACAGAGCGGGATGCAGATGGGACGGTGAATCGCTTGCCGGATTTGACGTCTGGGCAGGAAGAGGGGCTATTTGGTTTTGTGGCAGGTGGCAAGGGTCTGGTGGGTATCCACGGTACGGCCTGGTGGATTGGCGGGAGAGCGGTGGATTTGATCGGCGGGCACGCAAACTGGCATCCGCCGGGATTGACGTTTACCGTGAATATTGCGGATAACGCGCACCCCATTACACAGGGGGTCGATGATTTTGAAGTGGAAGACGAGATTTATATGTCGGCATGGGATCCCGCCGTTCACATTTTGGCAACTGCGGATTGGAGCGATAAGCAGCATCCCATGGCCTGGGTGAAAGATTATGGCGAAGGACGGGTATTTTACACGACTCTGGGACACGGGCCAGGTACATTTGAGCGGGCAGGGATGCAGCAACTGGTGACGCAGGGCGTGAGATGGGCTGGAGGGAACTCGTAA
- a CDS encoding GPP34 family phosphoprotein, translating into MGWRELVMLRFAEELLLLTLDDENGRFARVPDRLMRYALAGGVLMDLALENRIDTDLKNLILVDSTPLQDSLLDPTLADIAQADDTRDARFWVERTALRADTIREVALNRLVEQGILKREEDRFMWVFQARRYPIIDNTAEREVKLRIMEVLFSDQIPGPRDVVIIGLAHACDIFKEILSARELARVSDRIDQVRKLDLIGQAMSQAITDIELSLALAVQMMP; encoded by the coding sequence ATGGGCTGGAGGGAACTCGTAATGCTTAGATTTGCCGAAGAACTCTTGCTTCTGACACTTGATGACGAGAATGGGAGGTTTGCGCGCGTGCCAGACCGGCTGATGCGGTACGCGCTGGCCGGTGGCGTGTTGATGGATTTGGCGCTGGAGAATCGGATTGATACGGATCTCAAAAATCTGATCCTCGTCGATTCGACTCCGCTTCAGGATAGCTTGCTTGATCCGACGCTGGCGGATATTGCCCAGGCGGACGATACCAGGGATGCGCGCTTTTGGGTGGAACGCACCGCGCTTCGCGCAGATACGATTCGAGAAGTGGCTCTCAACCGGCTCGTAGAACAGGGTATTCTCAAGCGCGAGGAAGACCGGTTCATGTGGGTATTCCAGGCGCGACGCTATCCCATTATTGACAATACGGCTGAGCGCGAGGTCAAGCTGAGGATTATGGAGGTGCTGTTTAGCGATCAGATTCCAGGTCCGCGCGATGTCGTGATTATTGGCCTTGCACATGCGTGCGATATTTTCAAGGAGATTCTGTCCGCACGCGAACTGGCGCGTGTTTCAGATCGAATTGATCAGGTGCGAAAGCTGGATTTGATCGGTCAGGCTATGTCGCAGGCGATCACGGATATCGAGCTATCGCTCGCCCTCGCCGTGCAGATGATGCCGTGA
- a CDS encoding type II toxin-antitoxin system VapC family toxin, translated as MRLLLDTHIFLWLITGDQRLPEVMQRDILNLENAVYLSVISLWEISVKYQLGKLPLPEPPENYLSVQRERHMIASLPLDEASVSQLAKLPSTHRDPFDRMLICQALEHHLTIVTVDEMIRAYPVPVY; from the coding sequence ATGAGGCTTCTGCTCGATACTCACATCTTCCTCTGGCTCATAACCGGCGACCAACGCCTGCCAGAAGTCATGCAGAGGGATATTCTCAATCTTGAGAACGCAGTGTATCTAAGTGTCATTTCACTATGGGAAATCTCTGTAAAATACCAACTGGGCAAGCTACCCTTGCCAGAACCACCGGAGAATTATCTGTCTGTACAACGCGAAAGACACATGATCGCAAGTTTGCCTCTTGATGAAGCTAGCGTGTCTCAACTCGCCAAACTGCCTTCAACACATCGGGATCCATTTGATCGTATGCTTATCTGCCAAGCACTTGAGCATCACCTAACTATTGTGACTGTTGACGAAATGATTCGGGCTTATCCTGTGCCAGTGTATTGA